One genomic segment of Gasterosteus aculeatus chromosome 6, fGasAcu3.hap1.1, whole genome shotgun sequence includes these proteins:
- the lrrfip2 gene encoding leucine-rich repeat flightless-interacting protein 2 isoform X16 yields MGTQGCGRKRAPLKDRFSAEDDALSSIAREAEARLAAKRAARAEARDIRMRELERQQKELDEKCDKQYTDFSRPSSRCTTPGLSAATLASLGGTSSRRGSADTGSIYDPDTSLSELRESLAEVEEKYKKAMVSNAQLDNDKGNLIYQVDTLKDVIEEMEEQTAEMKRELEDKTKELERQKHTCTVLQHKQEELKEGLRQRDELIEALERQKEYFDCIRNERDELRDELADIKGKAKAGEKHGLVIIPDGTPNGDVNHEPLSSGITVVSQEAAQVLESAGEGPLDVRLRKLAEEKDELLAQIRKLKNQLEEERQKHTKMDSACTDGERMENGTDLHVIEMQRDANRQISEYKFKLSKAEQEMGTMEQNINRLEGQVSRYKSSADSSEKVEDELKAEKRKLQRELRTALDKIDEMEMTNNHLVKRLEKMKANRNALLSQQ; encoded by the exons GCGGAGGCGAGGCTTGCGGCGAAGAGGGCGGCTCGGGCGGAGGCCAGGGATATTCGAATGAGGGAACTTGAGCGGCAGCAGAAAGAG CTGGATGAAAAATGTGACAAGCAGTACACAGATTTTAGTCGG CCGTCTTCCCGATGTACCACCCCGGGCCTCTCGGCTGCCACGTTGGCATCGCTAGGGGGCACCTCGTCACGGCGGGGCAGCGCAGACACGGGCAGTATCTACGACCCCGACACCAGTCTAAGTGAACTTAGG GAATCACTTgccgaggtggaggagaagtatAAGAAAGCCATGGTATCGAATGCACAGCTGGACAACGACAAAGGCAACCTCATCTATCAAGTGGACACACTAAAGGACGTCatagaggagatggaggaacaGACGgctgagatgaagagagagCTGGAGGACAAGACAAAG GAACTAGAAAGACAAAAGCACACGTGTACAGTCCTGCAGCATAAACAAGAAGAGCTGAAAGAGGGACTTCGCCAGAGAGATGAGCTTATAGAG GCcctagagagacagaaagagtaCTTTGATTGCATTAGGAATGAGAGAGACGAGCTCAGAGATGAGCTTGCTGACATCAAGGGGAAGGCCAAAGCCGGAGAG AAACACGGGCTGGTCATCATCCCGGACGGCACTCCCAATGGAGACGTCAACCATGAGCCTCTGTCTTCAGGGATCACCGTGGTCTCCCAGGAGGCCGCCCAGGTGCTGGAGTCTGCAGGAGAGGGCCCGCTGG ATGTCAGGCTACGGAAGTTGGCCGAGGAGAAAGACGAACTGCTGGCTCAGATCAGGAAGCTGAAGaatcagctggaggaggagagacagaaacacacaaagatgGACAGTGCGTGCACAGACGGGGAGAGGATGGAAAACGGTACAGACCTGCACGTTATTGAGATGCAGA gAGATGCCAACAGACAGATTAGtgaatataaattcaagctttcCAAGGCAGAACAGGAAATGGGTACAATGGAACAAAAT ATCAACAGACTTGAAGGGCAAGTGTCCAGGTACAAGTCGTCAGCAGACAGCTCGGAGAAAGTAGAAGACGAACTTAAAGCTGAAAAACGGAAACTTCAACGAGAG CTGCGCACAGCCCTGGATAAGATCGATGAGATGGAGATGACCAACAACCATCTTGTAAAGCGCCTTGAGAAGATGAAGGCCAACAGAAACGCCCTCCTGTCGCAGCAGTGA
- the lrrfip2 gene encoding leucine-rich repeat flightless-interacting protein 2 isoform X18, whose protein sequence is MGTQGCGRKRAPLKDRFSAEDDALSSIAREAEARLAAKRAARAEARDIRMRELERQQKELDEKCDKQYTDFSRPSSRCTTPGLSAATLASLGGTSSRRGSADTGSIYDPDTSLSELRESLAEVEEKYKKAMVSNAQLDNDKGNLIYQVDTLKDVIEEMEEQTAEMKRELEDKTKELERQKHTCTVLQHKQEELKEGLRQRDELIEKHGLVIIPDGTPNGDVNHEPLSSGITVVSQEAAQVLESAGEGPLDVRLRKLAEEKDELLAQIRKLKNQLEEERQKHTKMDSACTDGERMENGTDLHVIEMQRDANRQISEYKFKLSKAEQEMGTMEQNINRLEGQVSRYKSSADSSEKVEDELKAEKRKLQRELRTALDKIDEMEMTNNHLVKRLEKMKANRNALLSQQ, encoded by the exons GCGGAGGCGAGGCTTGCGGCGAAGAGGGCGGCTCGGGCGGAGGCCAGGGATATTCGAATGAGGGAACTTGAGCGGCAGCAGAAAGAG CTGGATGAAAAATGTGACAAGCAGTACACAGATTTTAGTCGG CCGTCTTCCCGATGTACCACCCCGGGCCTCTCGGCTGCCACGTTGGCATCGCTAGGGGGCACCTCGTCACGGCGGGGCAGCGCAGACACGGGCAGTATCTACGACCCCGACACCAGTCTAAGTGAACTTAGG GAATCACTTgccgaggtggaggagaagtatAAGAAAGCCATGGTATCGAATGCACAGCTGGACAACGACAAAGGCAACCTCATCTATCAAGTGGACACACTAAAGGACGTCatagaggagatggaggaacaGACGgctgagatgaagagagagCTGGAGGACAAGACAAAG GAACTAGAAAGACAAAAGCACACGTGTACAGTCCTGCAGCATAAACAAGAAGAGCTGAAAGAGGGACTTCGCCAGAGAGATGAGCTTATAGAG AAACACGGGCTGGTCATCATCCCGGACGGCACTCCCAATGGAGACGTCAACCATGAGCCTCTGTCTTCAGGGATCACCGTGGTCTCCCAGGAGGCCGCCCAGGTGCTGGAGTCTGCAGGAGAGGGCCCGCTGG ATGTCAGGCTACGGAAGTTGGCCGAGGAGAAAGACGAACTGCTGGCTCAGATCAGGAAGCTGAAGaatcagctggaggaggagagacagaaacacacaaagatgGACAGTGCGTGCACAGACGGGGAGAGGATGGAAAACGGTACAGACCTGCACGTTATTGAGATGCAGA gAGATGCCAACAGACAGATTAGtgaatataaattcaagctttcCAAGGCAGAACAGGAAATGGGTACAATGGAACAAAAT ATCAACAGACTTGAAGGGCAAGTGTCCAGGTACAAGTCGTCAGCAGACAGCTCGGAGAAAGTAGAAGACGAACTTAAAGCTGAAAAACGGAAACTTCAACGAGAG CTGCGCACAGCCCTGGATAAGATCGATGAGATGGAGATGACCAACAACCATCTTGTAAAGCGCCTTGAGAAGATGAAGGCCAACAGAAACGCCCTCCTGTCGCAGCAGTGA
- the lrrfip2 gene encoding leucine-rich repeat flightless-interacting protein 2 isoform X13, whose protein sequence is MGTQGCGRKRAPLKDRFSAEDDALSSIAREAEARLAAKRAARAEARDIRMRELERQQKELDEKCDKQYTDFSRPSSRCTTPGLSAATLASLGGTSSRRGSADTGSIYDPDTSLSELRDIYELKDQIQDVEGRYMQGLKELKESLAEVEEKYKKAMVSNAQLDNDKGNLIYQVDTLKDVIEEMEEQTAEMKRELEDKTKELERQKHTCTVLQHKQEELKEGLRQRDELIEESQRMQTKLDALTREAFDLQETINWKDKKIGALERQKEYFDCIRNERDELRDELADIKGKAKAGEKHGLVIIPDGTPNGDVNHEPLSSGITVVSQEAAQVLESAGEGPLDVRLRKLAEEKDELLAQIRKLKNQLEEERQKHTKMDSACTDGERMENGTDLHVIEMQRDANRQISEYKFKLSKAEQEMGTMEQNINRLEGQVSRYKSSADSSEKVEDELKAEKRKLQRELRTALDKIDEMEMTNNHLVKRLEKMKANRNALLSQQ, encoded by the exons GCGGAGGCGAGGCTTGCGGCGAAGAGGGCGGCTCGGGCGGAGGCCAGGGATATTCGAATGAGGGAACTTGAGCGGCAGCAGAAAGAG CTGGATGAAAAATGTGACAAGCAGTACACAGATTTTAGTCGG CCGTCTTCCCGATGTACCACCCCGGGCCTCTCGGCTGCCACGTTGGCATCGCTAGGGGGCACCTCGTCACGGCGGGGCAGCGCAGACACGGGCAGTATCTACGACCCCGACACCAGTCTAAGTGAACTTAGG GATATCTATGAACTAAAGGACCAGATTCAGGATGTAGAAGGGCGGTACATGCAAGGGCTTAAAGAGCTGAAG GAATCACTTgccgaggtggaggagaagtatAAGAAAGCCATGGTATCGAATGCACAGCTGGACAACGACAAAGGCAACCTCATCTATCAAGTGGACACACTAAAGGACGTCatagaggagatggaggaacaGACGgctgagatgaagagagagCTGGAGGACAAGACAAAG GAACTAGAAAGACAAAAGCACACGTGTACAGTCCTGCAGCATAAACAAGAAGAGCTGAAAGAGGGACTTCGCCAGAGAGATGAGCTTATAGAG GAGAGCCAGCGAATGCAGACTAAGTTAGATGCCCTCACCAGAGAGGCGTTTGACCTACAAGAAACTATAAACTGGAAGGACAAAAAGATCGGG GCcctagagagacagaaagagtaCTTTGATTGCATTAGGAATGAGAGAGACGAGCTCAGAGATGAGCTTGCTGACATCAAGGGGAAGGCCAAAGCCGGAGAG AAACACGGGCTGGTCATCATCCCGGACGGCACTCCCAATGGAGACGTCAACCATGAGCCTCTGTCTTCAGGGATCACCGTGGTCTCCCAGGAGGCCGCCCAGGTGCTGGAGTCTGCAGGAGAGGGCCCGCTGG ATGTCAGGCTACGGAAGTTGGCCGAGGAGAAAGACGAACTGCTGGCTCAGATCAGGAAGCTGAAGaatcagctggaggaggagagacagaaacacacaaagatgGACAGTGCGTGCACAGACGGGGAGAGGATGGAAAACGGTACAGACCTGCACGTTATTGAGATGCAGA gAGATGCCAACAGACAGATTAGtgaatataaattcaagctttcCAAGGCAGAACAGGAAATGGGTACAATGGAACAAAAT ATCAACAGACTTGAAGGGCAAGTGTCCAGGTACAAGTCGTCAGCAGACAGCTCGGAGAAAGTAGAAGACGAACTTAAAGCTGAAAAACGGAAACTTCAACGAGAG CTGCGCACAGCCCTGGATAAGATCGATGAGATGGAGATGACCAACAACCATCTTGTAAAGCGCCTTGAGAAGATGAAGGCCAACAGAAACGCCCTCCTGTCGCAGCAGTGA
- the lrrfip2 gene encoding leucine-rich repeat flightless-interacting protein 2 isoform X2 yields MGTQGCGRKRAPLKDRFSAEDDALSSIAREAEARLAAKRAARAEARDIRMRELERQQKERSYHTSSSSGNRKWGQIHQWMADSEKARSSSSSITSRHRRGLDDDVMSIRSYRSTSSSAARDLGSKSRSSSRRKDVLSDGPSSSSTLKTSRSTSSVYSDLHGHKRASSSSSKKDLLTGLYHDQRTYSSLSKTKPTAPLSTSTYQPRATTSSSSTVGVALPRSYSMASLCDDTGLCGSGYSSRASSSDDDTVSSVSQERFGRGRRDSVSSDFSDISESAADYFSRTSRRGSVVSDLDDLSIPDLDALDEKCDKQYTDFSRPSSRCTTPGLSAATLASLGGTSSRRGSADTGSIYDPDTSLSELRDIYELKDQIQDVEGRYMQGLKELKESLAEVEEKYKKAMVSNAQLDNDKGNLIYQVDTLKDVIEEMEEQTAEMKRELEDKTKELERQKHTCTVLQHKQEELKEGLRQRDELIEESQRMQTKLDALTREAFDLQETINWKDKKIGALERQKEYFDCIRNERDELRDELADIKGKAKAGEKHGLVIIPDGTPNGDVNHEPLSSGITVVSQEAAQVLESAGEGPLDVRLRKLAEEKDELLAQIRKLKNQLEEERQKHTKMDSACTDGERMENGTDLHVIEMQRDANRQISEYKFKLSKAEQEMGTMEQNINRLEGQVSRYKSSADSSEKVEDELKAEKRKLQRELRTALDKIDEMEMTNNHLVKRLEKMKANRNALLSQQ; encoded by the exons GCGGAGGCGAGGCTTGCGGCGAAGAGGGCGGCTCGGGCGGAGGCCAGGGATATTCGAATGAGGGAACTTGAGCGGCAGCAGAAAGAG CGCTCTTACCACAcatccagcagcagcggcaacAGGAAATGGGGTCAGATCCACCAGTGGATG GCTGACTCAGAAAAGGCCAGAAGCTCTAGTAGTAGTATAACCAGCCGTCATCGTCGG GGGctggatgatgatgtcatgtcaATCCGCAGCTACAGG TCAACCTCATCATCGGCAGCCCGTGACTTGGGGTCCAAGAGTAGATCCAGTTCCCGTAGGAAAGACGTGTTG TCCGATGGCCCCTCCTCTAGCTCCACCCTCAAGACTTCCCGCTCCACT AGTTCTGTGTACAGTGACCTGCATGGCCATAAAagggcctcctccagctcctcgaaGAAAGACCTGCTG ACTGGACTTTACCACGATCAAAGGACCTACAGCAGCCTATCGAAGACCAAACCAACGGCTcctctctccacctccacctatCAGCCTCGG GCCACCacttcctcgtcctccaccgTGGGCGTGGCGCTGCCTCGCAGCTACAGCATG GCCTCTCTCTGCGACGACACCGGCCTTTGCGGCTCAGGGTACAGTTCAAGAGCT TCCTCCTCTGATGATGACACTGTCAGCAGCGTGTCCCAGGAACGCTTCGGCAGAGGCCGCAGGGACAGTGTG TCGTCTGACTTCTCCGACATTAGTGAGTCGGCTGCTGATTATTTCAGCCGCACCAGCCGGAGAGGCAGTGTTGTGTCTGACCTCGATGATTTGAGCATTCCGGATTTGGACGCT CTGGATGAAAAATGTGACAAGCAGTACACAGATTTTAGTCGG CCGTCTTCCCGATGTACCACCCCGGGCCTCTCGGCTGCCACGTTGGCATCGCTAGGGGGCACCTCGTCACGGCGGGGCAGCGCAGACACGGGCAGTATCTACGACCCCGACACCAGTCTAAGTGAACTTAGG GATATCTATGAACTAAAGGACCAGATTCAGGATGTAGAAGGGCGGTACATGCAAGGGCTTAAAGAGCTGAAG GAATCACTTgccgaggtggaggagaagtatAAGAAAGCCATGGTATCGAATGCACAGCTGGACAACGACAAAGGCAACCTCATCTATCAAGTGGACACACTAAAGGACGTCatagaggagatggaggaacaGACGgctgagatgaagagagagCTGGAGGACAAGACAAAG GAACTAGAAAGACAAAAGCACACGTGTACAGTCCTGCAGCATAAACAAGAAGAGCTGAAAGAGGGACTTCGCCAGAGAGATGAGCTTATAGAG GAGAGCCAGCGAATGCAGACTAAGTTAGATGCCCTCACCAGAGAGGCGTTTGACCTACAAGAAACTATAAACTGGAAGGACAAAAAGATCGGG GCcctagagagacagaaagagtaCTTTGATTGCATTAGGAATGAGAGAGACGAGCTCAGAGATGAGCTTGCTGACATCAAGGGGAAGGCCAAAGCCGGAGAG AAACACGGGCTGGTCATCATCCCGGACGGCACTCCCAATGGAGACGTCAACCATGAGCCTCTGTCTTCAGGGATCACCGTGGTCTCCCAGGAGGCCGCCCAGGTGCTGGAGTCTGCAGGAGAGGGCCCGCTGG ATGTCAGGCTACGGAAGTTGGCCGAGGAGAAAGACGAACTGCTGGCTCAGATCAGGAAGCTGAAGaatcagctggaggaggagagacagaaacacacaaagatgGACAGTGCGTGCACAGACGGGGAGAGGATGGAAAACGGTACAGACCTGCACGTTATTGAGATGCAGA gAGATGCCAACAGACAGATTAGtgaatataaattcaagctttcCAAGGCAGAACAGGAAATGGGTACAATGGAACAAAAT ATCAACAGACTTGAAGGGCAAGTGTCCAGGTACAAGTCGTCAGCAGACAGCTCGGAGAAAGTAGAAGACGAACTTAAAGCTGAAAAACGGAAACTTCAACGAGAG CTGCGCACAGCCCTGGATAAGATCGATGAGATGGAGATGACCAACAACCATCTTGTAAAGCGCCTTGAGAAGATGAAGGCCAACAGAAACGCCCTCCTGTCGCAGCAGTGA
- the lrrfip2 gene encoding leucine-rich repeat flightless-interacting protein 2 isoform X14 produces the protein MGTQGCGRKRAPLKDRFSAEDDALSSIAREAEARLAAKRAARAEARDIRMRELERQQKELDEKCDKQYTDFSRPSSRCTTPGLSAATLASLGGTSSRRGSADTGSIYDPDTSLSELRESLAEVEEKYKKAMVSNAQLDNDKGNLIYQVDTLKDVIEEMEEQTAEMKRELEDKTKELERQKHTCTVLQHKQEELKEGLRQRDELIEESQRMQTKLDALTREAFDLQETINWKDKKIGALERQKEYFDCIRNERDELRDELADIKGKAKAGEKHGLVIIPDGTPNGDVNHEPLSSGITVVSQEAAQVLESAGEGPLDVRLRKLAEEKDELLAQIRKLKNQLEEERQKHTKMDSACTDGERMENGTDLHVIEMQRDANRQISEYKFKLSKAEQEMGTMEQNINRLEGQVSRYKSSADSSEKVEDELKAEKRKLQRELRTALDKIDEMEMTNNHLVKRLEKMKANRNALLSQQ, from the exons GCGGAGGCGAGGCTTGCGGCGAAGAGGGCGGCTCGGGCGGAGGCCAGGGATATTCGAATGAGGGAACTTGAGCGGCAGCAGAAAGAG CTGGATGAAAAATGTGACAAGCAGTACACAGATTTTAGTCGG CCGTCTTCCCGATGTACCACCCCGGGCCTCTCGGCTGCCACGTTGGCATCGCTAGGGGGCACCTCGTCACGGCGGGGCAGCGCAGACACGGGCAGTATCTACGACCCCGACACCAGTCTAAGTGAACTTAGG GAATCACTTgccgaggtggaggagaagtatAAGAAAGCCATGGTATCGAATGCACAGCTGGACAACGACAAAGGCAACCTCATCTATCAAGTGGACACACTAAAGGACGTCatagaggagatggaggaacaGACGgctgagatgaagagagagCTGGAGGACAAGACAAAG GAACTAGAAAGACAAAAGCACACGTGTACAGTCCTGCAGCATAAACAAGAAGAGCTGAAAGAGGGACTTCGCCAGAGAGATGAGCTTATAGAG GAGAGCCAGCGAATGCAGACTAAGTTAGATGCCCTCACCAGAGAGGCGTTTGACCTACAAGAAACTATAAACTGGAAGGACAAAAAGATCGGG GCcctagagagacagaaagagtaCTTTGATTGCATTAGGAATGAGAGAGACGAGCTCAGAGATGAGCTTGCTGACATCAAGGGGAAGGCCAAAGCCGGAGAG AAACACGGGCTGGTCATCATCCCGGACGGCACTCCCAATGGAGACGTCAACCATGAGCCTCTGTCTTCAGGGATCACCGTGGTCTCCCAGGAGGCCGCCCAGGTGCTGGAGTCTGCAGGAGAGGGCCCGCTGG ATGTCAGGCTACGGAAGTTGGCCGAGGAGAAAGACGAACTGCTGGCTCAGATCAGGAAGCTGAAGaatcagctggaggaggagagacagaaacacacaaagatgGACAGTGCGTGCACAGACGGGGAGAGGATGGAAAACGGTACAGACCTGCACGTTATTGAGATGCAGA gAGATGCCAACAGACAGATTAGtgaatataaattcaagctttcCAAGGCAGAACAGGAAATGGGTACAATGGAACAAAAT ATCAACAGACTTGAAGGGCAAGTGTCCAGGTACAAGTCGTCAGCAGACAGCTCGGAGAAAGTAGAAGACGAACTTAAAGCTGAAAAACGGAAACTTCAACGAGAG CTGCGCACAGCCCTGGATAAGATCGATGAGATGGAGATGACCAACAACCATCTTGTAAAGCGCCTTGAGAAGATGAAGGCCAACAGAAACGCCCTCCTGTCGCAGCAGTGA
- the lrrfip2 gene encoding leucine-rich repeat flightless-interacting protein 2 isoform X7 yields the protein MGTQGCGRKRAPLKDRFSAEDDALSSIAREAEARLAAKRAARAEARDIRMRELERQQKERSYHTSSSSGNRKWGQIHQWMADSEKARSSSSSITSRHRRGLDDDVMSIRSYRSTSSSAARDLGSKSRSSSRRKDVLSDGPSSSSTLKTSRSTSSVYSDLHGHKRASSSSSKKDLLTGLYHDQRTYSSLSKTKPTAPLSTSTYQPRATTSSSSTVGVALPRSYSMASLCDDTGLCGSGYSSRAPSEYSLYSGAGSTHSSPVSSSDDDTVSSVSQERFGRGRRDSVSSDFSDISESAADYFSRTSRRGSVVSDLDDLSIPDLDALDEKCDKQYTDFSRPSSRCTTPGLSAATLASLGGTSSRRGSADTGSIYDPDTSLSELRDIYELKDQIQDVEGRYMQGLKELKESLAEVEEKYKKAMVSNAQLDNDKGNLIYQVDTLKDVIEEMEEQTAEMKRELEDKTKELERQKHTCTVLQHKQEELKEGLRQRDELIEALERQKEYFDCIRNERDELRDELADIKGKAKAGEKHGLVIIPDGTPNGDVNHEPLSSGITVVSQEAAQVLESAGEGPLDVRLRKLAEEKDELLAQIRKLKNQLEEERQKHTKMDSACTDGERMENGTDLHVIEMQRDANRQISEYKFKLSKAEQEMGTMEQNINRLEGQVSRYKSSADSSEKVEDELKAEKRKLQRELRTALDKIDEMEMTNNHLVKRLEKMKANRNALLSQQ from the exons GCGGAGGCGAGGCTTGCGGCGAAGAGGGCGGCTCGGGCGGAGGCCAGGGATATTCGAATGAGGGAACTTGAGCGGCAGCAGAAAGAG CGCTCTTACCACAcatccagcagcagcggcaacAGGAAATGGGGTCAGATCCACCAGTGGATG GCTGACTCAGAAAAGGCCAGAAGCTCTAGTAGTAGTATAACCAGCCGTCATCGTCGG GGGctggatgatgatgtcatgtcaATCCGCAGCTACAGG TCAACCTCATCATCGGCAGCCCGTGACTTGGGGTCCAAGAGTAGATCCAGTTCCCGTAGGAAAGACGTGTTG TCCGATGGCCCCTCCTCTAGCTCCACCCTCAAGACTTCCCGCTCCACT AGTTCTGTGTACAGTGACCTGCATGGCCATAAAagggcctcctccagctcctcgaaGAAAGACCTGCTG ACTGGACTTTACCACGATCAAAGGACCTACAGCAGCCTATCGAAGACCAAACCAACGGCTcctctctccacctccacctatCAGCCTCGG GCCACCacttcctcgtcctccaccgTGGGCGTGGCGCTGCCTCGCAGCTACAGCATG GCCTCTCTCTGCGACGACACCGGCCTTTGCGGCTCAGGGTACAGTTCAAGAGCT CCCTCTGAATACAGCTTGTACTCTGGAGCCGGCTCCACCCACAGCAGCCCTGTG TCCTCCTCTGATGATGACACTGTCAGCAGCGTGTCCCAGGAACGCTTCGGCAGAGGCCGCAGGGACAGTGTG TCGTCTGACTTCTCCGACATTAGTGAGTCGGCTGCTGATTATTTCAGCCGCACCAGCCGGAGAGGCAGTGTTGTGTCTGACCTCGATGATTTGAGCATTCCGGATTTGGACGCT CTGGATGAAAAATGTGACAAGCAGTACACAGATTTTAGTCGG CCGTCTTCCCGATGTACCACCCCGGGCCTCTCGGCTGCCACGTTGGCATCGCTAGGGGGCACCTCGTCACGGCGGGGCAGCGCAGACACGGGCAGTATCTACGACCCCGACACCAGTCTAAGTGAACTTAGG GATATCTATGAACTAAAGGACCAGATTCAGGATGTAGAAGGGCGGTACATGCAAGGGCTTAAAGAGCTGAAG GAATCACTTgccgaggtggaggagaagtatAAGAAAGCCATGGTATCGAATGCACAGCTGGACAACGACAAAGGCAACCTCATCTATCAAGTGGACACACTAAAGGACGTCatagaggagatggaggaacaGACGgctgagatgaagagagagCTGGAGGACAAGACAAAG GAACTAGAAAGACAAAAGCACACGTGTACAGTCCTGCAGCATAAACAAGAAGAGCTGAAAGAGGGACTTCGCCAGAGAGATGAGCTTATAGAG GCcctagagagacagaaagagtaCTTTGATTGCATTAGGAATGAGAGAGACGAGCTCAGAGATGAGCTTGCTGACATCAAGGGGAAGGCCAAAGCCGGAGAG AAACACGGGCTGGTCATCATCCCGGACGGCACTCCCAATGGAGACGTCAACCATGAGCCTCTGTCTTCAGGGATCACCGTGGTCTCCCAGGAGGCCGCCCAGGTGCTGGAGTCTGCAGGAGAGGGCCCGCTGG ATGTCAGGCTACGGAAGTTGGCCGAGGAGAAAGACGAACTGCTGGCTCAGATCAGGAAGCTGAAGaatcagctggaggaggagagacagaaacacacaaagatgGACAGTGCGTGCACAGACGGGGAGAGGATGGAAAACGGTACAGACCTGCACGTTATTGAGATGCAGA gAGATGCCAACAGACAGATTAGtgaatataaattcaagctttcCAAGGCAGAACAGGAAATGGGTACAATGGAACAAAAT ATCAACAGACTTGAAGGGCAAGTGTCCAGGTACAAGTCGTCAGCAGACAGCTCGGAGAAAGTAGAAGACGAACTTAAAGCTGAAAAACGGAAACTTCAACGAGAG CTGCGCACAGCCCTGGATAAGATCGATGAGATGGAGATGACCAACAACCATCTTGTAAAGCGCCTTGAGAAGATGAAGGCCAACAGAAACGCCCTCCTGTCGCAGCAGTGA
- the lrrfip2 gene encoding leucine-rich repeat flightless-interacting protein 2 isoform X17 — MGTQGCGRKRAPLKDRFSAEDDALSSIAREAEARLAAKRAARAEARDIRMRELERQQKELDEKCDKQYTDFSRPSSRCTTPGLSAATLASLGGTSSRRGSADTGSIYDPDTSLSELRDIYELKDQIQDVEGRYMQGLKELKESLAEVEEKYKKAMVSNAQLDNDKGNLIYQVDTLKDVIEEMEEQTAEMKRELEDKTKELERQKHTCTVLQHKQEELKEGLRQRDELIEKHGLVIIPDGTPNGDVNHEPLSSGITVVSQEAAQVLESAGEGPLDVRLRKLAEEKDELLAQIRKLKNQLEEERQKHTKMDSACTDGERMENGTDLHVIEMQRDANRQISEYKFKLSKAEQEMGTMEQNINRLEGQVSRYKSSADSSEKVEDELKAEKRKLQRELRTALDKIDEMEMTNNHLVKRLEKMKANRNALLSQQ, encoded by the exons GCGGAGGCGAGGCTTGCGGCGAAGAGGGCGGCTCGGGCGGAGGCCAGGGATATTCGAATGAGGGAACTTGAGCGGCAGCAGAAAGAG CTGGATGAAAAATGTGACAAGCAGTACACAGATTTTAGTCGG CCGTCTTCCCGATGTACCACCCCGGGCCTCTCGGCTGCCACGTTGGCATCGCTAGGGGGCACCTCGTCACGGCGGGGCAGCGCAGACACGGGCAGTATCTACGACCCCGACACCAGTCTAAGTGAACTTAGG GATATCTATGAACTAAAGGACCAGATTCAGGATGTAGAAGGGCGGTACATGCAAGGGCTTAAAGAGCTGAAG GAATCACTTgccgaggtggaggagaagtatAAGAAAGCCATGGTATCGAATGCACAGCTGGACAACGACAAAGGCAACCTCATCTATCAAGTGGACACACTAAAGGACGTCatagaggagatggaggaacaGACGgctgagatgaagagagagCTGGAGGACAAGACAAAG GAACTAGAAAGACAAAAGCACACGTGTACAGTCCTGCAGCATAAACAAGAAGAGCTGAAAGAGGGACTTCGCCAGAGAGATGAGCTTATAGAG AAACACGGGCTGGTCATCATCCCGGACGGCACTCCCAATGGAGACGTCAACCATGAGCCTCTGTCTTCAGGGATCACCGTGGTCTCCCAGGAGGCCGCCCAGGTGCTGGAGTCTGCAGGAGAGGGCCCGCTGG ATGTCAGGCTACGGAAGTTGGCCGAGGAGAAAGACGAACTGCTGGCTCAGATCAGGAAGCTGAAGaatcagctggaggaggagagacagaaacacacaaagatgGACAGTGCGTGCACAGACGGGGAGAGGATGGAAAACGGTACAGACCTGCACGTTATTGAGATGCAGA gAGATGCCAACAGACAGATTAGtgaatataaattcaagctttcCAAGGCAGAACAGGAAATGGGTACAATGGAACAAAAT ATCAACAGACTTGAAGGGCAAGTGTCCAGGTACAAGTCGTCAGCAGACAGCTCGGAGAAAGTAGAAGACGAACTTAAAGCTGAAAAACGGAAACTTCAACGAGAG CTGCGCACAGCCCTGGATAAGATCGATGAGATGGAGATGACCAACAACCATCTTGTAAAGCGCCTTGAGAAGATGAAGGCCAACAGAAACGCCCTCCTGTCGCAGCAGTGA